Proteins encoded in a region of the Pseudomonas syringae KCTC 12500 genome:
- the xylG gene encoding D-xylose ABC transporter ATP-binding protein — translation MSDYLLQMNGIVKSFGGVKALNGIDITVKPGECVGLCGENGAGKSTLMKVLSAVYPYGTWEGEILWDGQPLKAQSISETEAAGIVIIHQELTLVPDLSVAENIFMGHELTLPGGRMNYPAMIHRAESLMRELKVPDMNVALPVSQYGGGYQQLVEIAKALNKKARLLILDEPSSALTRSEIEVLLNIIRELKAKGVACVYISHKLDEVAAVCDTISVIRDGKHIATTAMADMDIAKIITQMVGREMSNLYPTEPHDVGEVIFEARHITCYDVDNPGRKRVDDVSFVLRRGEILGIAGLVGAGRTELVSALFGAYPGRHTGEVWLNGQAIDTRTPLKSIRAGLCMVPEDRKRQGIIPDLGVGQNITLAVLDSYSNMTRIDAEAELGSIDREISRMHLKTASPFLPITSLSGGNQQKAVLAKMLLTRPRVLILDEPTRGVDVGAKYEIYKLMGALAAEGVSIIMVSSELAEVLGVSDRVLVIGDGQLRGDFINHDLTQEQVLAAALSHSDAPHNNARKTA, via the coding sequence ATGTCTGACTACCTGTTGCAAATGAACGGCATCGTCAAATCCTTTGGCGGTGTGAAAGCGCTTAACGGCATCGATATCACAGTGAAGCCCGGCGAGTGCGTCGGCCTGTGCGGCGAGAACGGCGCGGGCAAGTCCACGTTGATGAAAGTCCTGTCGGCGGTCTATCCCTACGGCACCTGGGAGGGCGAGATCCTGTGGGACGGCCAACCGCTCAAGGCACAATCGATCAGCGAAACGGAAGCGGCAGGGATCGTCATCATCCATCAGGAGCTGACGCTGGTCCCGGACCTGTCGGTGGCCGAAAACATCTTCATGGGTCACGAGCTGACGCTCCCCGGCGGACGCATGAATTATCCGGCCATGATCCATCGCGCCGAGTCGCTGATGCGTGAACTCAAAGTGCCTGACATGAACGTGGCACTGCCGGTTTCCCAATATGGCGGCGGCTACCAGCAACTGGTGGAAATCGCCAAGGCACTGAACAAGAAGGCGCGCCTGTTGATTCTCGACGAGCCCTCCTCGGCTCTGACCCGCTCCGAAATCGAGGTGCTGCTGAACATCATTCGCGAGCTGAAGGCTAAAGGGGTCGCGTGCGTGTACATCTCGCACAAGCTCGATGAAGTGGCCGCCGTGTGCGACACCATCTCAGTCATCCGCGACGGCAAACATATTGCAACCACCGCAATGGCGGACATGGACATTGCGAAGATCATCACCCAGATGGTCGGACGCGAAATGAGCAACCTCTATCCCACCGAGCCGCATGATGTCGGCGAGGTGATCTTCGAAGCGCGGCATATCACCTGCTATGACGTCGATAATCCCGGGCGCAAGCGGGTCGACGACGTATCGTTCGTCCTCAGGCGCGGGGAAATCCTCGGCATCGCCGGGCTGGTGGGCGCGGGCCGTACCGAACTGGTGTCAGCCCTGTTCGGCGCCTATCCCGGTCGGCACACCGGTGAAGTGTGGCTCAATGGCCAGGCTATCGACACGCGCACGCCGCTCAAATCGATACGCGCGGGTCTGTGCATGGTCCCCGAAGACCGCAAGCGCCAGGGCATCATTCCGGACCTGGGCGTCGGCCAGAACATCACCCTCGCGGTCCTCGATAGTTACTCGAACATGACCCGCATCGACGCCGAGGCAGAGCTGGGCAGTATCGACCGGGAAATCTCGCGCATGCACCTCAAGACGGCCAGCCCGTTTTTGCCGATCACCAGCCTGTCCGGTGGCAATCAGCAGAAAGCCGTGCTGGCGAAGATGCTGCTCACCCGCCCGCGCGTTCTGATACTCGACGAGCCCACTCGCGGCGTCGATGTCGGCGCCAAGTACGAAATCTACAAGCTGATGGGCGCGCTGGCAGCCGAGGGTGTGTCGATCATCATGGTGTCTTCGGAGCTGGCCGAAGTGTTGGGCGTGTCGGACCGCGTACTGGTGATTGGCGACGGCCAGTTGCGCGGCGACTTCATCAACCATGACCTGACTCAGGAGCAGGTCCTCGCCGCTGCACTCAGCCACTCCGATGCCCCTCACAATAATGCCCGGAAGACCGCGTAG
- the xylF gene encoding D-xylose ABC transporter substrate-binding protein: MNTLKRTLLASALALLSLPVMADSAHPKIGFSIDDLRLERWSRDRDYFVAAAEKLDAKVFVQSADANEQKQISQIENLISRGVDVIVIVPFNATVLTNAVAEAKKAGIKVVSYDRLILNADIDAYISFDNEKVGEMQANGVLKAAPKGNYFLLGGAPTDNNAKILREGQMKALQPAIDRGDIKLVGQQWVKEWSPTEALSIVENALTRNNNKIDGIVASNDATAGGAIQALAAQKLAGKVPISGQDADLAAVKRVIDGTQTMTVYKPLKLIATEAAKLSVQLVRGGDKPKFDSQSDNGMKKVDTMLLTPTLLTKDNIDLLEKDGFYTKAQIDGQ; the protein is encoded by the coding sequence ATGAACACCCTGAAACGTACGCTGCTCGCCAGCGCGCTGGCCTTGCTGTCCCTGCCGGTGATGGCTGACTCTGCGCACCCGAAAATAGGTTTTTCCATTGATGACCTGCGTCTGGAACGCTGGTCACGCGACCGTGATTACTTCGTTGCGGCGGCGGAAAAGCTCGACGCCAAGGTCTTCGTGCAATCGGCGGATGCCAATGAGCAGAAACAGATCTCGCAGATAGAAAACCTTATCTCGCGCGGCGTCGATGTAATCGTCATCGTGCCGTTCAACGCCACCGTGCTGACCAATGCCGTTGCCGAAGCCAAGAAGGCCGGGATCAAGGTGGTGTCTTATGACCGGCTGATCCTCAATGCCGATATCGATGCGTACATTTCCTTCGATAACGAAAAAGTCGGCGAGATGCAGGCCAACGGCGTGTTGAAAGCAGCGCCCAAGGGCAATTACTTCCTGCTGGGCGGCGCGCCCACCGACAACAACGCCAAGATTCTGCGCGAAGGCCAGATGAAAGCGCTGCAACCGGCTATCGACAGAGGTGATATCAAGCTCGTCGGCCAGCAGTGGGTAAAGGAGTGGAGCCCTACCGAAGCCCTGAGCATTGTTGAAAACGCCCTGACCCGCAATAACAACAAGATTGATGGCATCGTCGCCTCCAACGACGCCACTGCCGGCGGCGCTATTCAGGCCCTCGCGGCACAGAAACTGGCCGGCAAAGTCCCTATCTCGGGCCAGGACGCGGACCTCGCAGCGGTCAAGCGGGTCATCGATGGTACTCAGACCATGACCGTCTACAAGCCGCTGAAACTGATTGCCACGGAAGCCGCCAAACTTTCTGTGCAATTGGTGCGCGGCGGTGACAAGCCGAAGTTTGACTCGCAGTCGGACAATGGCATGAAGAAGGTCGACACCATGCTGCTGACCCCGACCTTGCTGACCAAGGACAACATCGACCTGCTGGAAAAAGACGGGTTCTACACCAAGGCGCAGATTGACGGGCAATGA
- a CDS encoding amino acid ABC transporter permease, whose product MPIVAKPYDFIDEPSHYPLPQSRVAPPPIKALQVVPARHPGRWFGSIFAALVLLAIVHSLATNPRWEWGVFGQWFFSPSVLRGLAQTLLLTLLSTLFSIILGTALALARLSGSPLLAALAWGYIWFFRSMPALLVLIILYNFAYLYEHIVLGVPFTQLVFAEWSTVDVLSQFTVAVLGLSLMQSAYTAEIIRGGLIGVDAGQHEAAAALGLPVSRRIFRIILPQALRSILPSGFNEIIGLVKGTSIVYVLALPELFYTVQVIYNRTQAVIPLLIVATVWYLIITTVLTSAQYYVERHFARGSARVLPPTPLQRLRGWLKGSVSGEKHHG is encoded by the coding sequence ATGCCCATTGTCGCCAAACCCTATGACTTCATTGATGAGCCCAGTCATTATCCGCTTCCTCAGAGCCGCGTAGCACCCCCGCCGATAAAGGCGTTGCAGGTCGTTCCCGCCCGGCATCCCGGTCGCTGGTTCGGGTCGATATTCGCAGCGCTGGTGCTGCTGGCCATTGTGCACTCGCTGGCGACCAACCCGCGTTGGGAGTGGGGCGTCTTCGGCCAGTGGTTCTTCTCGCCATCGGTGCTGCGCGGCCTTGCGCAGACGCTTCTGTTGACGTTGCTCAGCACGCTGTTCAGCATCATTCTCGGCACGGCGCTGGCGTTGGCGCGCCTGTCGGGCTCGCCGCTGCTGGCGGCACTGGCCTGGGGCTACATCTGGTTTTTCCGCTCGATGCCTGCGCTGCTGGTGTTGATCATCCTCTACAACTTCGCCTACCTCTACGAGCACATTGTGCTGGGGGTGCCGTTCACCCAACTGGTCTTCGCCGAGTGGTCGACGGTGGACGTGCTCAGCCAGTTTACCGTTGCGGTACTGGGCTTGAGCCTGATGCAGTCGGCCTATACCGCAGAAATCATTCGCGGTGGGCTGATCGGTGTCGATGCCGGTCAGCATGAAGCTGCTGCGGCACTTGGCCTGCCTGTGTCGCGGCGGATTTTCCGGATCATTCTGCCCCAGGCGTTGCGCTCGATTCTGCCTTCAGGCTTCAACGAGATCATCGGACTGGTCAAGGGAACATCCATTGTTTACGTGCTGGCCTTGCCAGAGCTGTTCTACACCGTGCAGGTCATCTACAACCGTACCCAGGCAGTGATTCCGCTGCTGATCGTGGCCACCGTCTGGTACCTGATTATCACTACGGTGCTGACCAGTGCCCAGTATTACGTCGAACGCCATTTTGCCCGAGGCTCGGCACGTGTACTGCCGCCGACACCCTTGCAGCGCCTGCGCGGTTGGCTCAAGGGCAGCGTGTCCGGGGAGAAGCACCATGGGTGA
- a CDS encoding sugar ABC transporter permease gives MNQVKQFFTRYKMLALVIAIAFIWLFFSWQTEGGFLTPRNLSNLLRQMSITGILACGMVLVIISGEIDLSVGSLLGLLGGLAAILDVVYHVPLLANLSVVALCGLLIGLANGYMTAYLRIPSFIVGLGGMLAFRGVLLGITGGTTIAPVSPSLVYIGQGYLPHAVGTGLGILLLALTLFLTWKQRRNRALHGLAAHSLIRDVLRVVLIGAVLGGFVYVLNSYDGIPVPVLLLLVLLGVFSYVTTQTVFGRRIYAVGSNMEATRLSGINVQAVKLWIFGIMGVMCAFAGLVNTARLAAGSPSAGNMGELDAIAACFIGGTSMRGGSGTVYGALLGALVITSLDNGMSMLDVDSYWQMIVKGGILVLAVWVDVSTRAGRR, from the coding sequence ATGAACCAGGTCAAACAGTTCTTCACCCGCTACAAAATGCTCGCGCTGGTGATTGCCATCGCCTTTATCTGGCTGTTCTTCAGCTGGCAGACCGAGGGCGGCTTCCTGACGCCGCGCAACTTGTCCAACCTGCTGCGACAGATGTCCATTACCGGGATTCTGGCCTGCGGCATGGTGCTGGTGATCATCAGCGGCGAGATTGACCTGTCGGTGGGCTCATTGCTTGGCCTGCTCGGTGGCCTGGCGGCGATTCTGGATGTGGTTTACCACGTGCCGCTGCTGGCAAACCTGAGCGTGGTCGCCCTGTGCGGCCTGCTGATCGGCCTGGCCAACGGCTACATGACCGCCTACCTGCGGATCCCCTCGTTCATCGTCGGGCTGGGTGGCATGCTGGCGTTTCGTGGCGTTCTGCTCGGTATCACCGGCGGCACGACCATCGCTCCGGTGTCGCCGTCGCTGGTCTATATCGGCCAGGGTTATCTGCCGCATGCGGTGGGCACCGGGCTCGGTATTCTGCTGCTGGCGCTGACGCTGTTCCTGACCTGGAAACAACGGCGCAACAGAGCGCTGCACGGGCTAGCGGCACATTCGCTGATTCGTGATGTGTTGCGTGTGGTGTTGATCGGCGCGGTGCTGGGCGGCTTTGTCTATGTGCTCAACAGCTACGACGGAATCCCCGTTCCGGTGTTGCTGTTGCTGGTCCTGCTCGGCGTGTTCAGTTATGTCACCACCCAGACGGTGTTCGGGCGCCGTATCTACGCCGTCGGCAGCAACATGGAAGCCACGCGCCTGTCCGGCATCAACGTACAGGCCGTGAAGCTGTGGATTTTCGGCATCATGGGCGTGATGTGTGCGTTCGCCGGGCTGGTCAACACCGCACGCCTGGCCGCCGGCTCACCCTCGGCCGGCAACATGGGCGAACTCGACGCCATCGCCGCATGCTTCATCGGCGGTACGTCCATGCGTGGCGGTTCAGGCACTGTCTACGGTGCCCTGCTCGGCGCACTGGTCATCACCAGTCTCGACAACGGCATGTCGATGCTCGATGTCGACAGTTACTGGCAGATGATCGTCAAGGGCGGCATTCTGGTGCTGGCAGTGTGGGTAGACGTGAGTACCCGCGCCGGGCGGCGCTGA
- a CDS encoding amino acid ABC transporter ATP-binding protein codes for MGEASTPVRAGRIQIQGVGKRFGSQQVLKDIDLSIEPGKVTVILGPSGSGKSTLLRTINHLEKIDSGYITIDGDYVGYRRKGDLLYELKEREILKRRIDVGFVFQNFNLFAHLTAWENIAEAPLAHKRWSKSEARVRANELLARVGLADKTDAYPRQLSGGQQQRVAIARALALDPKVLLFDEPTSALDPELVGEVLDVIKGLTQLGVTLVVVTHEIGFAREVADHVVFLCEGRLIEQGPPEQVFRQPRHPRTAAFLGKVL; via the coding sequence ATGGGTGAGGCCTCCACGCCAGTGCGCGCAGGACGCATTCAGATCCAGGGCGTGGGCAAGCGCTTTGGCAGCCAGCAGGTGCTAAAGGACATCGACCTGAGCATCGAACCGGGCAAGGTCACGGTGATACTCGGTCCTTCCGGTTCCGGCAAGTCCACGCTGCTGCGCACCATCAACCACCTGGAAAAGATCGACAGCGGGTACATCACCATCGACGGTGATTACGTTGGTTATCGTCGCAAGGGCGACCTGCTCTATGAACTCAAGGAGCGCGAGATCCTCAAGCGGCGGATCGACGTCGGCTTCGTGTTCCAGAACTTCAATCTGTTCGCACACCTCACTGCCTGGGAAAACATCGCCGAAGCGCCTCTGGCCCACAAACGCTGGAGCAAGTCCGAGGCCCGGGTCAGGGCAAATGAACTGCTGGCCAGGGTAGGTCTGGCAGACAAGACAGATGCCTACCCGCGCCAGCTTTCCGGTGGTCAGCAACAGCGTGTCGCCATCGCCCGTGCGCTTGCGCTGGACCCCAAGGTCCTGCTGTTCGATGAGCCCACCTCAGCCCTTGATCCTGAACTGGTCGGCGAGGTGCTGGACGTCATCAAGGGCCTGACGCAACTGGGCGTCACGCTGGTGGTGGTCACTCATGAAATCGGCTTTGCCCGTGAGGTGGCAGACCATGTCGTGTTTCTCTGCGAGGGCCGATTGATCGAGCAAGGGCCGCCGGAGCAGGTGTTCCGCCAACCTCGACATCCTCGCACGGCTGCCTTTCTCGGCAAGGTGCTATGA
- a CDS encoding flavin monoamine oxidase family protein, with the protein MGLTRREALSSIAAVGGETAVKDALAVLGLGPSSHRRPQPLKLGDGLGQGTRVLVLGAGIAGLVTALELKRAGFAVQVLEARDRVGGRNWTLRNGDRVDYKDGRSQTASFDSGVYFNAGPARIPSQHRTLLDYCSELGVPLEVLVNSSHGAQVRPDLQRPAFTVGQAINDARGHLSGLLAKAVQRDALDDVLSGEERQRLLAFLQVYGDLSQELAYEGSLRSGHQTSLSHPGALPSSAQPVALDRLLHPELWGALLHTEFPEFSATMFQPVGGMDRITDAFYQRLTDQVQLGAQVRQIRQLEDGVAVTYHDKYSGREHVVRADYLVSTLPLPLLVRLDTDFSEPVKAALLSTRNDQATKVAWQSPRFWETDYRIYGGLSWIDHPARLLWYPSNDLNTRQGLLVAGYVTGEGADAFGAKPFDTQYATSREAVELLHPGYSRQLRNPLAVSWEQIPYSEGPWLQREHFPAAASALLDEPHGRVYFAGDGLVQSGVGIWQESAANSARHVVAQLAERVTQARQISTLAAS; encoded by the coding sequence ATGGGACTGACACGACGTGAAGCGCTTTCCAGTATCGCTGCCGTGGGCGGCGAGACCGCCGTCAAGGATGCGCTTGCGGTACTGGGGCTGGGGCCTTCATCGCATCGACGGCCACAGCCTCTGAAACTCGGCGACGGTCTGGGGCAGGGCACTCGCGTGCTGGTGCTGGGGGCAGGCATTGCCGGGCTGGTCACGGCACTGGAGCTGAAGCGCGCAGGTTTTGCCGTGCAAGTGCTGGAAGCCCGTGATCGAGTGGGTGGCCGTAACTGGACGCTGCGCAACGGCGATCGGGTGGATTACAAAGACGGCCGCTCACAGACCGCAAGCTTCGATTCAGGCGTGTATTTCAATGCCGGTCCGGCGCGCATTCCCAGCCAGCATCGGACGCTGCTCGACTACTGCAGTGAACTGGGTGTGCCGCTTGAAGTACTGGTCAACAGCAGCCATGGAGCACAGGTACGCCCGGACCTGCAACGCCCCGCGTTCACTGTCGGCCAGGCGATCAATGACGCCCGCGGCCATCTTTCCGGTTTGCTGGCCAAGGCGGTGCAGCGCGACGCGCTGGACGATGTGTTGAGCGGCGAAGAGCGTCAGCGGCTGCTGGCGTTCTTGCAGGTATATGGCGACCTTTCGCAGGAGCTGGCTTACGAGGGCAGCCTGCGCTCCGGGCATCAAACGTCGCTTTCTCATCCGGGAGCCTTGCCGAGCAGTGCGCAACCGGTGGCGCTGGATCGCTTGCTGCACCCCGAATTATGGGGCGCGCTGCTGCACACCGAGTTTCCCGAGTTTTCCGCGACCATGTTTCAACCGGTCGGTGGCATGGACCGGATCACCGACGCCTTTTACCAGCGCCTCACCGACCAGGTGCAACTGGGCGCGCAGGTACGGCAGATTCGTCAACTGGAAGACGGCGTGGCAGTTACCTATCACGACAAATACAGCGGTCGCGAGCATGTGGTGCGCGCCGACTATCTGGTGTCAACCCTGCCTCTGCCCTTGCTGGTCAGACTGGACACCGATTTCAGTGAACCGGTCAAGGCGGCCTTGCTCAGCACCCGCAACGATCAGGCGACCAAGGTGGCCTGGCAATCTCCGCGTTTTTGGGAAACCGACTACCGCATCTACGGCGGGTTGTCCTGGATCGACCATCCGGCGCGTCTGTTGTGGTATCCCAGCAACGACTTGAACACCCGACAAGGCCTGCTTGTGGCGGGTTATGTCACAGGGGAGGGGGCCGATGCGTTCGGTGCGAAACCCTTCGACACACAATACGCCACTTCCAGAGAAGCGGTAGAGCTGCTGCACCCGGGGTATTCGCGGCAGCTGCGCAACCCGCTGGCCGTGTCCTGGGAGCAGATCCCTTACAGCGAAGGCCCTTGGTTGCAACGCGAACATTTCCCTGCCGCTGCCAGTGCGTTGCTGGACGAGCCCCACGGTCGTGTGTACTTCGCCGGTGACGGGCTGGTGCAAAGCGGAGTTGGCATCTGGCAGGAGTCGGCGGCCAACTCGGCGCGACATGTGGTGGCGCAACTGGCCGAGCGAGTGACGCAAGCGCGGCAGATTTCGACCCTTGCCGCGTCATGA
- a CDS encoding RidA family protein codes for MSDSIQRTSVGDFPISQTVTVPASTSLVFVSGTLPDLADPHAPAGTPAAYGNTEVQTVSVFNKLRRILQQQDLDLGDIVQLRVFLVGAEETAGKLDFAGLQAGYTQFFGTPEQPLKPARTALQVVALPLPGALIEVEAIAARPA; via the coding sequence ATGAGCGACAGCATTCAACGCACCAGCGTCGGCGATTTTCCGATCTCGCAAACCGTGACAGTGCCAGCCTCGACCAGCCTGGTATTCGTCAGCGGCACCTTGCCTGACCTCGCCGACCCGCATGCTCCGGCGGGTACGCCGGCAGCCTATGGCAACACCGAAGTACAGACCGTTTCGGTCTTCAACAAACTGCGCAGAATCCTTCAGCAACAGGACCTCGATCTGGGCGATATCGTACAGTTGCGGGTATTTCTGGTCGGTGCCGAGGAAACCGCCGGCAAGCTGGATTTTGCCGGGTTGCAGGCTGGTTACACGCAATTTTTCGGCACGCCGGAACAACCTCTCAAACCCGCGCGCACGGCGTTGCAGGTGGTAGCGCTGCCATTGCCCGGCGCGTTGATCGAGGTCGAAGCGATAGCGGCCAGACCGGCTTGA
- a CDS encoding ABC transporter substrate-binding protein, which produces MFINSARVALLTLAVSVAHNTLASTAQPVDLSPDRPRIHVPRNEAAIAQIPAGFKFAQPGKFTVAVSGVAGPPLALLANDDKTTIGSEADTAQLVADSLGLQLNVVQTSWEDWPLGVSSGKYDAVISNVTVTEARKKRFDFATYRQDVLGFYVKTNSKISEIKQASDIAGLKIIVGSGTNQEKVLLAWNEANEKAGIKPALLQYFDDQAAAQLAIQSGRSDALFGPNSIYAYSAAITGGIKRVGTVNGGWPLQADIAVTTRKDNGLVKPIHTALEGAIAGGQYEQVLKRWGLDVERVDKSLINPPGLPD; this is translated from the coding sequence ATGTTCATCAATAGCGCCCGTGTGGCCTTGCTGACGCTAGCCGTCAGCGTCGCCCACAATACGTTGGCGTCGACCGCGCAACCGGTCGATCTGAGTCCCGACCGGCCACGCATTCATGTGCCGCGTAACGAGGCGGCCATCGCACAGATCCCGGCGGGCTTCAAGTTCGCCCAGCCTGGCAAGTTCACTGTGGCCGTCTCCGGTGTTGCGGGGCCGCCGTTGGCGCTGCTGGCCAATGATGACAAGACCACTATTGGCAGCGAGGCCGATACCGCGCAACTGGTAGCGGACAGCCTGGGCCTGCAATTGAACGTGGTTCAAACCAGTTGGGAGGACTGGCCACTGGGCGTCAGTTCGGGGAAATACGACGCGGTGATCAGCAATGTCACGGTCACGGAAGCACGCAAGAAACGCTTCGATTTCGCCACTTACCGTCAGGACGTACTGGGCTTCTACGTAAAAACCAACAGCAAAATCAGCGAGATAAAACAGGCGTCGGACATTGCCGGGTTGAAAATCATCGTCGGCTCCGGCACCAATCAGGAAAAGGTTCTGCTGGCGTGGAACGAAGCAAACGAAAAGGCCGGTATCAAGCCTGCGCTGTTGCAGTACTTCGATGATCAGGCGGCCGCACAGCTTGCCATTCAGTCGGGTCGCAGTGATGCGCTGTTCGGGCCCAATTCGATATATGCCTATTCGGCCGCGATTACTGGCGGCATCAAGCGGGTAGGCACGGTCAACGGCGGTTGGCCGCTGCAGGCGGATATCGCCGTGACCACGCGCAAGGACAACGGCCTGGTCAAGCCGATTCACACCGCCCTGGAAGGGGCGATTGCCGGCGGCCAGTACGAGCAGGTACTCAAACGTTGGGGGCTGGACGTGGAACGCGTCGACAAGTCGCTGATCAATCCGCCCGGCTTGCCGGACTGA